A DNA window from Verrucomicrobiota bacterium contains the following coding sequences:
- a CDS encoding AAA family ATPase has translation MRLRRIQIEGFGCLVDRTFELDEQLTLVVGPNESGKTTLVRAILAVLFGQQAGAREANVPWFGGVYAATLELADGERTARIRRQFETETVELTETGGDGTRIWTGTANPFGRGTDIELYRARLKGLVGFEAEDLFRHTLCVEQLALEAEIDSDIRMRLTGPAQADAEGVRNRMQERYEAVSNDRMRKGAKPRELQSVELEIKDKTALLDATRGFFRELRELREREAAAQERFDALEAEQQIDRRLFGEIDALAEARALHDRLAREVPELAAERDRTAANLEERARLAEQIARDYTGWDALPGDYGAMLNDLSRRRQDLARSRDEVERLEREVAATRRHGGWLWMLVPPAVFAASHTIGTYLDQLMPFVIGGGAVAAVLLIVLLVGYAGRARRRRKHERELTVAGEGYENDQASLKKLDARLAPFIVGDDVGAEQTRYETYRDLRARLGGVDRALEGARDFDLVKREYQDRNAALDRVEQRLKELAVANPTLKRFLDGEDLSREREQLRNAIERRTKEIDRVRADHMRAAAERGALERRQVANECLLTGEIEELGRWRDRLERRRAALGLAHDVLGEAIVEYHAVHREKLAEKIGLLYGRLTAGRYDRVVFDETFAPSLTGLGRQAVALDRISQGARDQLYFAMRVAVAEELAGQVRLPFVLDDPFASFDDTRLAAAYEVLHELAAFHQFLVLTHNVRERQFAGNCIELA, from the coding sequence GTGCGCCTGCGCCGCATCCAGATAGAGGGCTTCGGTTGTCTCGTCGATCGCACGTTCGAGCTCGACGAGCAGCTTACCCTTGTCGTCGGCCCGAACGAGTCGGGCAAAACGACGCTCGTGCGCGCGATTCTCGCCGTGCTCTTCGGCCAGCAGGCCGGGGCGCGCGAGGCGAACGTGCCGTGGTTCGGCGGCGTGTATGCGGCCACGCTCGAGCTCGCCGATGGCGAACGCACGGCGCGCATCCGGCGGCAGTTCGAGACCGAGACGGTCGAGTTGACCGAAACCGGCGGCGACGGGACGCGCATCTGGACCGGCACGGCGAACCCGTTCGGCCGCGGCACAGACATCGAGCTGTACCGCGCCCGCCTGAAGGGGCTGGTCGGGTTCGAGGCCGAGGACCTGTTCAGGCATACACTCTGCGTCGAGCAGCTCGCCCTGGAAGCGGAGATCGACTCCGACATCCGGATGCGCCTGACCGGGCCGGCGCAGGCCGACGCCGAGGGCGTGCGCAACCGCATGCAGGAGCGCTACGAAGCCGTCTCGAACGATCGGATGCGCAAAGGGGCCAAGCCGCGCGAGCTCCAATCTGTCGAGTTGGAGATCAAGGACAAGACCGCCTTGCTCGACGCCACAAGAGGCTTCTTCCGCGAGCTGCGCGAGTTGCGCGAGCGTGAGGCGGCGGCCCAGGAGCGCTTCGACGCGCTTGAAGCTGAGCAGCAGATCGATCGGAGGCTCTTCGGCGAGATCGATGCCCTCGCCGAGGCGCGCGCGTTGCACGACCGGCTCGCCCGCGAGGTGCCGGAACTGGCGGCCGAGCGCGACCGCACGGCGGCCAACCTCGAGGAGCGCGCGCGGCTCGCCGAGCAGATTGCGCGCGACTACACCGGCTGGGACGCGCTGCCCGGCGACTACGGCGCGATGCTCAACGACCTGTCGCGCCGGCGGCAAGACCTCGCCCGCTCGCGCGACGAGGTCGAGCGGCTCGAGCGCGAGGTCGCCGCAACGCGTCGGCACGGCGGCTGGCTCTGGATGCTTGTGCCTCCGGCCGTCTTCGCGGCGTCCCACACGATAGGCACGTACCTGGACCAGTTGATGCCCTTCGTGATCGGCGGGGGCGCGGTGGCCGCCGTGCTCCTGATCGTCTTGCTCGTCGGGTACGCGGGCCGCGCCAGACGCCGAAGGAAGCATGAGCGCGAGCTGACCGTTGCCGGGGAAGGCTATGAGAACGACCAAGCGTCTCTGAAGAAACTCGACGCACGGCTTGCCCCGTTCATCGTTGGTGACGACGTGGGTGCCGAGCAGACGCGCTACGAGACCTATCGCGACCTGCGTGCCAGGCTCGGGGGCGTCGACCGTGCCCTCGAGGGCGCGCGCGACTTCGATCTCGTCAAGCGCGAGTACCAGGACCGTAATGCCGCGCTCGACCGCGTCGAGCAGCGGCTCAAGGAACTCGCCGTGGCCAATCCGACGCTCAAGCGGTTCCTGGACGGCGAAGATCTGTCGCGTGAACGCGAGCAGCTACGTAACGCCATCGAGCGGCGCACGAAGGAGATCGACCGGGTCCGCGCCGACCACATGCGGGCAGCCGCCGAGCGCGGTGCCCTTGAACGCCGGCAGGTGGCCAACGAGTGTCTGCTCACCGGCGAGATCGAGGAGCTTGGACGGTGGCGTGACCGGCTCGAACGCCGCCGCGCGGCGCTCGGCCTCGCGCATGACGTGCTCGGCGAGGCAATCGTCGAGTACCACGCCGTGCATCGCGAGAAGCTGGCGGAGAAGATCGGCCTGCTCTACGGGCGGCTCACGGCGGGCCGGTACGACCGGGTCGTCTTCGACGAGACGTTCGCCCCGTCGCTCACCGGCCTCGGCCGGCAGGCGGTGGCGCTCGACCGAATCAGCCAGGGCGCGCGCGACCAGCTCTACTTCGCCATGCGCGTCGCGGTGGCCGAGGAACTGGCGGGGCAGGTACGCCTCCCGTTCGTGCTCGATGACCCGTTCGCCAGCTTCGACGACACCCGCCTCGCCGCCGCCTACGAGGTGCTCCACGAGCTGGCCGCGTTCCATCAGTTCCTTGTGCTGACCCACAACGTGCGCGAACGGCAGTTCGCCGGAAACTGCATCGAACTGGCCTAG
- a CDS encoding DNA repair exonuclease produces MAVRILHFADCHLGYHPAWLGELAERRAEDFRRTFARIVDMALEPANAVDLVAIPGDVFEHHAPSERAVGFVRDQLRRLAERPIPVVLVPGNHDGIGYTDSVYRREKFPGVTLVTSPQVDKVVQLSVRGETVHIYSAALDLSRGVDTLATFQHTDEPGLHVAMLHAAVWANPTWELKDDELPLRPEQIAASGMHYIMLGHYHQYAEHREGGVLAVYSGSTEGKDFGECGPRYAVIAEVDEGGVQIEKRECHTRELREVALDLSEQPAASDAEIAERLLERRGDTLLLRVRLTGPADFVPNIERIADRLQSAFFHVEVVDETRLVDGELVRRLSDESTIRGLFVRKMIERARSASGDERATAELGLKFGLDEFLREEED; encoded by the coding sequence ATGGCTGTCAGGATACTTCACTTCGCCGACTGCCATCTTGGCTACCACCCGGCTTGGCTGGGCGAGTTGGCCGAGCGTCGCGCGGAAGACTTTCGCAGGACGTTCGCCCGCATCGTCGATATGGCGCTCGAACCGGCCAACGCCGTCGACCTCGTAGCGATCCCAGGCGACGTCTTCGAGCACCACGCGCCATCCGAGCGCGCAGTCGGCTTCGTGCGCGATCAGCTCCGCCGTCTAGCCGAGCGGCCGATCCCCGTGGTTCTCGTTCCCGGCAACCACGACGGCATCGGCTACACCGACTCGGTCTATCGCCGCGAGAAGTTCCCCGGTGTGACGCTGGTCACCTCCCCCCAGGTGGACAAGGTCGTGCAGCTCAGCGTGCGCGGCGAGACCGTGCACATCTATAGCGCCGCCCTCGACCTGTCGCGTGGCGTCGACACGCTGGCGACGTTCCAGCACACTGACGAGCCGGGCCTCCACGTCGCCATGCTGCATGCGGCCGTCTGGGCCAACCCGACTTGGGAGCTCAAGGACGACGAGTTGCCGCTCAGACCGGAGCAGATCGCTGCCAGCGGTATGCATTACATCATGCTCGGCCATTACCACCAGTACGCCGAGCACCGCGAGGGCGGTGTGCTCGCCGTGTATTCGGGCTCAACCGAGGGCAAGGACTTCGGCGAATGCGGTCCGCGCTACGCGGTGATTGCCGAGGTCGACGAGGGCGGTGTCCAGATCGAGAAGCGCGAGTGTCACACGCGCGAGCTGCGCGAGGTCGCCCTCGATCTCAGCGAGCAGCCCGCCGCATCCGATGCCGAGATCGCTGAGCGTCTGCTTGAGCGTCGCGGCGACACGCTCCTGCTCCGCGTTCGGCTCACGGGCCCCGCGGACTTCGTGCCGAACATCGAGCGCATCGCCGACCGGCTCCAGAGCGCGTTCTTCCACGTCGAGGTCGTCGACGAGACACGCCTCGTTGACGGGGAGCTTGTTCGGCGGCTGAGCGACGAGTCGACGATCCGCGGCCTCTTTGTGCGCAAGATGATCGAACGGGCCCGGTCGGCGAGCGGCGACGAGCGTGCGACCGCTGAGCTCGGCCTCAAGTTCGGCCTTGACGAGTTCCTGCGCGAGGAGGAGGACTGA
- a CDS encoding gamma-glutamyl-gamma-aminobutyrate hydrolase family protein — protein MRQTPLIGITCRTRIVSPGVEGANSATAFLGQRELAECIVQAGGNPVLLPSVEGERYAREIVAELDGVLVGGGDDGDPAGCGEEPHPKLGFVDDVKSRFEAVLLRAALEAGVPVFGICGGHQILNVACGGTLHQDIGACTGSTMLHAVAQTEPRPCHSVKVVAGSRLHAIVGETKLRVNSTHHQAVDKVGDGLAVTARAPDETVEALERPEAPFVLSVQWHPERLIERDSASRRLFEAFVAACVDNAGARRES, from the coding sequence TTGCGCCAGACGCCGCTGATCGGGATTACTTGCAGGACACGTATCGTCTCTCCAGGAGTGGAGGGTGCCAACTCCGCCACGGCGTTCCTCGGTCAGCGTGAGCTGGCGGAGTGCATTGTCCAAGCGGGCGGGAACCCGGTGCTGCTCCCTTCCGTCGAAGGCGAGAGGTACGCTCGGGAAATCGTCGCGGAACTGGACGGCGTGCTGGTCGGCGGCGGCGACGACGGCGATCCGGCGGGGTGCGGCGAGGAACCGCATCCGAAGTTGGGATTCGTAGATGACGTGAAGTCGCGGTTCGAGGCGGTGCTCCTTCGGGCGGCGCTCGAAGCGGGGGTGCCGGTATTCGGCATCTGCGGCGGGCATCAGATACTCAACGTGGCCTGCGGCGGCACACTGCACCAGGACATCGGCGCGTGCACAGGCTCGACGATGCTACATGCCGTGGCCCAGACCGAACCGCGGCCGTGCCACAGCGTCAAGGTTGTCGCAGGCAGCCGGCTGCACGCGATCGTGGGCGAGACGAAGCTGCGCGTCAACAGCACGCATCACCAAGCGGTAGACAAGGTCGGCGATGGGCTGGCCGTAACGGCCCGGGCGCCCGACGAGACCGTCGAGGCGCTCGAGCGGCCGGAGGCGCCCTTCGTGCTGAGCGTGCAGTGGCACCCGGAACGGCTCATCGAGCGCGACTCGGCGTCGCGGCGGCTTTTCGAGGCATTCGTCGCAGCATGTGTAGACAACGCGGGAGCGAGGAGGGAATCCTGA
- a CDS encoding DUF58 domain-containing protein, giving the protein MVKASDRTDKTKFLDPEVLQTISGMELKARLVVEGFISGLHKSPYQGFSVEFAEHRQYTPGDELRHIDWRVFGKSDRFYIKLYEEDTNLKCYVLLDASGSMAYGSNSHITKLWYGANLTAALTQLMLQQLDSVGLLLFDDEIRRYIPPRSNPKHRRIIFDELEKLQPGKRTRVSHIFHDFAERIRRRGLIVVISDLFDDPDAVLTSLQHFRHKKHEVIVFHTLDPYELTFPFERLTLFRDLEGNIPPLMTEPHVLKRRYLEKMEAFRAQLKRGCRENSIDYFDINTAENFGRALTRYLAMRQRRRS; this is encoded by the coding sequence ATGGTCAAAGCATCGGATCGCACGGACAAGACGAAGTTCCTTGACCCGGAAGTGCTGCAGACCATCTCAGGGATGGAGCTCAAGGCGCGGCTGGTGGTCGAGGGGTTTATCTCGGGTCTTCACAAGAGCCCGTACCAGGGCTTCAGCGTGGAGTTCGCCGAGCACCGCCAGTACACGCCCGGCGACGAGCTACGCCACATCGACTGGCGCGTGTTCGGCAAGTCGGATCGGTTCTACATCAAGCTCTACGAGGAAGACACAAACCTCAAGTGCTACGTGCTGCTCGACGCGAGCGGCTCGATGGCCTACGGCTCGAACAGTCACATCACGAAGCTCTGGTACGGGGCGAACCTCACGGCGGCGCTCACCCAACTCATGCTTCAGCAGCTCGACTCGGTGGGGCTGCTGCTGTTCGACGACGAGATTCGGCGCTACATCCCGCCGCGGTCGAACCCGAAGCACCGCAGGATCATCTTCGACGAGCTCGAGAAGCTCCAGCCGGGCAAGCGCACACGGGTCTCGCACATCTTCCACGACTTCGCTGAGCGCATCCGGCGCCGCGGGCTCATCGTGGTCATTTCCGACCTCTTTGACGACCCGGACGCGGTGCTCACGAGCCTCCAGCACTTCCGCCATAAGAAGCACGAGGTGATCGTGTTCCATACGCTCGATCCGTACGAGCTGACGTTCCCCTTTGAGCGGCTCACACTGTTCCGCGACCTGGAGGGCAACATCCCGCCGCTCATGACCGAGCCGCATGTGCTCAAGCGCCGCTACCTGGAGAAGATGGAGGCATTCCGCGCCCAACTCAAACGCGGCTGCCGCGAGAACTCGATCGACTACTTCGACATCAACACGGCCGAGAACTTCGGCCGCGCGCTCACCCGCTATCTAGCCATGCGCCAGAGGAGGCGGTCATGA
- a CDS encoding VWA domain-containing protein, with product MIAPLQIAIAFINPLLLTLLALGSIPIIIHLLYRRRFRTVWWGAMEFLLLSDKETAKRLRILQILLLITRVAIVLFIVGALARPLLTGAFFGGVLGQNRSTAAVVLDNSYSMGQQQANTTLLERAKDAGEGIASTFRKGDSLTLLTVGPKPAPVSEAVGDPEVLRRQARAVPLSSGGTDMIAAISTALTEMKKTESTQRELFIITDCRQEGWRVEDTTGWQRINRLIEQFEQRPKIFIIDVSNPGTYENSFIESISLPSAPPSVNRGYSVECSIRTHSTEPLAPPSVTLYLDSDERAAGQTQGTPFEDGVSTAKFVFRPSEPGWHWGKVVIGPDSLDPDNVRYFVYEVRDNLDVLALSGSSSPETMSASWFAQLALAPDKNFETGDGDSRPSTSNIVSPTIASLSRMLEFDLGGYRAVFLTDTDQLPDHVADGLRSYVYSGGALVVMLDDAIDVESYARLADPERGEPLLPARAERFVGKAIDFAAEDDLPEGIHLGLLEYAHPVVAPFEDEKDGNLHAPAFYGYIKTTVDPDDPNVRVLIWFDNGDPFLIERRLGRGVVLMLTGGGDLRYSDLPLMPVYLPLMHRITYWLARRGTAAHELIPGEPIRYPVSARDSARELVLDRPSGAQERVRPVLAGIPGDEVGSRFPTIVYDKTDPAGIYRLTAEAADTASVLEPAFETRFCVNVDTRESDLTPVSPKMLLALFKATKAEYIRADEDVINKIKTSRRGREIWRFLAVAVCLLLMTESVLAHEIDRA from the coding sequence ATGATCGCGCCACTGCAGATCGCGATCGCGTTCATCAATCCGCTGTTGCTGACGCTCCTGGCGCTCGGGTCGATCCCGATCATCATCCACCTGCTGTACCGGCGCCGTTTCCGCACGGTGTGGTGGGGAGCGATGGAGTTCCTCCTGTTGTCGGATAAGGAGACGGCGAAGCGGTTGCGGATCCTGCAGATCCTGCTCCTGATCACGCGGGTGGCCATTGTGCTGTTCATCGTCGGGGCGCTCGCGCGGCCGCTGCTTACGGGGGCGTTCTTCGGCGGGGTGCTCGGGCAGAACCGCTCGACGGCGGCCGTCGTGCTCGACAATTCCTACAGCATGGGCCAACAGCAAGCGAACACGACGCTGCTCGAGCGCGCCAAGGACGCGGGCGAAGGCATCGCCTCGACGTTCCGGAAAGGTGACTCGCTCACGCTGCTCACCGTGGGGCCGAAGCCGGCGCCTGTAAGCGAGGCGGTTGGCGATCCAGAGGTGCTCCGGCGGCAGGCGCGGGCCGTCCCGCTCTCGTCGGGCGGCACGGACATGATCGCGGCGATCAGCACGGCGTTGACCGAGATGAAGAAGACGGAAAGCACCCAGCGCGAGCTCTTCATTATCACCGACTGTCGCCAGGAGGGGTGGCGCGTCGAGGACACGACTGGCTGGCAACGCATCAACCGGCTTATCGAGCAGTTCGAGCAGCGCCCGAAGATCTTCATTATCGACGTGTCGAACCCGGGGACATACGAGAACTCCTTCATCGAGTCGATCAGTCTGCCGAGCGCGCCGCCATCGGTCAACCGCGGCTATTCGGTCGAGTGCTCGATCCGCACCCACAGCACTGAGCCGCTCGCGCCGCCGTCGGTGACCCTCTACCTTGACAGCGACGAGCGGGCCGCAGGCCAGACTCAGGGCACCCCGTTCGAGGACGGCGTCTCGACAGCCAAGTTCGTCTTCCGCCCGAGCGAGCCGGGGTGGCATTGGGGCAAGGTAGTCATCGGACCGGACTCGCTCGATCCGGACAACGTGCGTTACTTCGTCTACGAGGTCCGAGACAACCTTGACGTGCTTGCGCTCTCGGGCTCGTCGTCCCCCGAGACAATGTCGGCCTCATGGTTTGCCCAGCTCGCCTTGGCGCCGGACAAGAACTTCGAGACGGGCGACGGCGATTCGCGGCCGTCGACTTCGAACATCGTCTCGCCGACCATAGCGTCGCTGTCGCGCATGCTCGAGTTCGACCTTGGCGGGTACCGCGCCGTGTTCCTGACCGACACGGACCAGTTGCCCGACCACGTCGCCGACGGGCTGCGCAGCTACGTCTATAGCGGCGGGGCGCTCGTCGTCATGCTCGACGACGCGATCGACGTCGAGAGCTACGCACGGCTGGCCGATCCCGAGCGGGGCGAGCCGCTGCTGCCGGCCCGCGCCGAGCGCTTCGTGGGTAAGGCGATTGACTTTGCAGCCGAGGACGACTTGCCCGAAGGGATCCACCTCGGTCTGCTTGAGTATGCCCACCCGGTCGTCGCGCCGTTCGAGGATGAGAAGGACGGCAACCTCCACGCGCCGGCGTTCTACGGCTACATCAAGACGACGGTCGATCCGGATGACCCGAACGTGCGCGTGCTCATTTGGTTCGATAACGGCGATCCGTTCCTCATCGAGCGCCGCCTCGGCCGCGGGGTCGTGCTCATGCTCACGGGCGGCGGCGACCTGCGCTACTCGGACCTGCCGCTCATGCCCGTCTACCTGCCGCTCATGCATCGCATCACCTACTGGCTGGCACGGCGTGGGACGGCGGCACACGAGCTCATCCCCGGCGAGCCGATCCGCTACCCCGTCTCGGCGCGCGACAGCGCCCGCGAGCTCGTGCTCGACCGGCCCAGCGGCGCCCAGGAGCGGGTCCGCCCCGTGCTTGCCGGTATTCCGGGTGACGAGGTTGGATCGAGGTTCCCTACAATCGTCTACGACAAGACCGATCCCGCTGGTATCTACCGGCTCACCGCCGAAGCCGCCGATACGGCCAGCGTGCTCGAGCCCGCATTCGAGACCCGGTTCTGCGTGAACGTCGACACGCGCGAGAGCGACCTGACCCCCGTGTCGCCCAAGATGCTTCTGGCCTTGTTCAAGGCGACGAAGGCCGAGTACATCAGGGCCGACGAGGATGTCATCAACAAGATCAAGACGAGCCGGCGCGGCCGCGAGATCTGGCGCTTCCTGGCGGTGGCCGTGTGCCTGTTGCTCATGACGGAATCCGTGCTCGCGCACGAGATCGATAGGGCCTAG